Proteins from a genomic interval of Gossypium hirsutum isolate 1008001.06 chromosome A09, Gossypium_hirsutum_v2.1, whole genome shotgun sequence:
- the LOC121206131 gene encoding alkaline/neutral invertase E, chloroplastic has protein sequence MALSEASLCLNHMLLSNSSSNFGKQRNLGLVQFHHSLRTLGNGIKRCGFRSISFCSTDRTNLTKRSCLLSCKCQRADRVSGLTADDGRPASLSINGKTNVSNVQELNELLQSDGEGVASGDTNGGGTVGGRKGIEEEAWDLLKESVVYYCGNPIGTIAASDTSSSSILNYDQVFIRDFIPSGIAFLLKGEYDIVRNFILHTLQLQSWEKTMDCHSPGQGLMPASFKVRTVPLDGDNSVTEDVLDPDFGEAAIGRVAPVDSGLWWIILLRAYGKCTGDLSVQERVDVQTGIKMILKLCLADGFDMFPTLLVTDGSCMIDRRMGIHGHPLEIQALFYSALLCAREMLAPEDGSADLIRALNNRLVALSFHIREYYWIDMKKLNEIYRYKTEEYSYDAVNKFNIYPDQIPSWLVEFMPCRGGYLIGNLQPAHMDFRFFSLGNLWSIVGGLATVDQSHAILDLVEEKWSELVADMPLKICYPALEGQEWRIITGSDPKNTAWSYHNGGSWPTLLWQLTVACMKMNRPEIAEKAVMLAERRLSRDKWPEYYDTRRARFIGKQSRLFQTWSIAGYLVAKLLLANPSAAKVLITEEDSELVNAFSCMLSANPRRKRGRKGFKQPFII, from the exons ATGGCGCTGTCAGAAGCATCTTTGTGTTTAAATCATATGCTTTTATCCAACTCTAGTTCAAATTTTGGAAAACAACGAAATCTAGGGTTAGTACAATTCCATCATAGTTTAAGAACATTGGGAAATGGAATAAAGAGGTGTGGATTTAGGAGTATCAGTTTTTGTAGTACTGATAGAACGAACCTAACAAAAAGATCATGTCTCTTGAGCTGCAAATGCCAAAGGGCTGATAGGGTTAGTGGATTAACCGCAGATGATGGAAGACCCGCATCACTTTCTATAAATGGTAAGACTAATGTGAGTAATGTTCAAGAGTTGAATGAACTGTTGCAATCCGATGGGGAAGGGGTTGCCAGTGGTGACACAAATGGGGGCGGGACAGTAGGTGGTAGGAAAGGGATTGAGGAAGAAGCATGGGATTTGCTAAAGGAGTCTGTTGTTTATTATTGTGGTAATCCGATTGGAACAATTGCTGCAAGCGATACGAGCAGCTCAAGCATTCTAAACTATGATCAAGTCTTTATCCGTGACTTCATACCTTCAGGGATAGCTTTTCTATTGAAGGGAGAATATGATATTGTTCGGAATTTCATTCTGCACACTCTTCAGTTGCAG AGCTGGGAGAAAACCATGGATTGTCATAGTCCTGGTCAAGGGCTGATGCCTGCCAGTTTCAAAGTGCGTACTGTTCCACTTGATGGTGACAATTCTGTGACTGAAGATGTATTAGACCCTGATTTTGGTGAAGCTGCAATCGGTCGTGTTGCTCCGGTTGATTCTG GACTATGGTGGATTATACTTTTACGAGCTTATGGAAAATGCACCGGAGATCTTTCAGTGCAAGAGAGGGTTGATGTGCAAACTGGGATTAAAATGATCTTAAAGCTCTGTCTCGCTGATGGCTTTGACATGTTTCCAACTTTGTTAGTGACAGATGGTTCTTGCATGATAGATCGTCGCATGGGAATTCATGGTCATCCTCTGGAAATACAG GCACTCTTTTATTCGGCATTACTCTGTGCACGTGAGATGCTTGCTCCTGAAGATGGTTCAGCTGACCTTATAAGAGCTCTTAACAATCGTTTAGTTGCATTATCATTTCACATCAGAGAATATTACTGGATTGACATGAAAAAGCTTAATGAAATTTACCGTTACAAGACAGAGGAGTATTCATATGATGCGGTTAATAAGTTCAACATCTACCCTGATCAAATCCCTTCCTGGTTAGTGGAATTTATGCCTTGTAGGGGAGGTTATTTGATTGGAAACCTGCAGCCAGCTCACATGGATTTCCGTTTCTTTTCACTTGGAAACTTATGGTCTATTGTTGGCGGCCTTGCAACAGTTGATCAATCACATGCCATATTGGATCTTGTTGAAGAAAAATGGTCGGAGTTGGTGGCTGATATGCCATTGAAAATATGTTATCCTGCTCTTGAGGGCCAGGAATGGCGAATTATCACAGGAAGTGACCCCAAGAACAC TGCCTGGTCATACCACAATGGAGGTTCTTGGCCAACTTTGCTTTGGCAG CTCACTGTGGCATGCATGAAGATGAACAGACCAGAGATTGCTGAAAAAGCTGTCATGCTTGCTGAGAGACGCTTATCTAGAGACAAGTGGCCAGAATACTATGACACTAGAAGAGCGAGGTTTATCGGAAAGCAGTCACGGTTGTTTCAAACATGGTCTATTGCTGGATACCTTGTGGCAAAGCTTCTCCTTGCTAACCCTAGTGCAGCAAAGGTTCTTATAACTGAGGAGGACTCTGAACTTGTAAATGCGTTTTCTTGCATGCTCAGCGCCAACCCAAGGAGGAAACGCGGCCGTAAAGGGTTTAAACAGCCCTTCATCATATGA